Within the Bradyrhizobium ottawaense genome, the region CGTGAACGCGCCCTCCGCCAGCGCATCGTCCTCCAGCATCGCAACCTGGAATTCCAGAATGTCCGCCGCCTCGCCCTGCTCCGCCTCGATCAATTCGGCGAGCTCGGTTGTCGCACCTTCGATCGCCGCCTTCAGCGCGGCGGCTTCCTGTGCGGGATCGCCCGGTGTCCTGCGGCTCTCCACGGTGACCGTCAGAACGGTGACGGGTCCGATGGCCAGACCTGGCGACGCGGCACGACCGGTGAGATGGATCTCGGTCACCGCTTCAGGCCTCGCCGAAGCCGTCATTCACCAGCGCGAGCACGGCGGCGAGTGCCGCATCGCCGTCCGGGCCGGCGACGCGGAAATAAAGCATCGCACCCTGCGGGGCCTTCACCCGCATCACCTTCACCGGACTCTTGGCATCCGTCCACGGTCCGTCCGGTGCGAGAGCGATTTCGATCGACGCGGCAAAACCCTTGGCGCATTGCGTAAGCTTGACCGAAGGCCGCGCATGAAGACCGACCGGATTGACGAGAACCGCCGAGGCCGTTAGCGGCAAAACCGTTTTGGACGCCCGGCCGGCGTTGACATCATGCATAGAATTCCTCCGCGCTGCGCTGGACCGCGGTTAGCGGCGACCCGCCGGAGGACTCGGTCGCCGCTATCACGGCCCCCTCAACCACTGGAGCATTGCAGACCACGACGCGTGCACGCCGCTCTTCGGGCAACATCTCCACCGCCATCTCCGAATTTGTTTCTGCCCCGCCGAGGTCGACGAGGATTGCAACTCCGGCTGGCGACCAGGCGATCTCGATCGCCTCGAGGATGCCGGCAACATTGGTGCCGAGCCCGCCCTCAAGGTCGCCGCCTGTCCAGGCAAGCGGCACAGCATTGCCGACCATCTGACGCACCATATCGGCCGCCCCCTCCGCGATTTTGGCGGAATGCGAAACGATGACGATTCCGACGTTGCCAGAACTTGAATTGCTCATAAATCTGCCTCGAATTCCAGTGTTACGACTGCTGCGCCGATCAGGAGGGACGCCGAGCGCGAACCCGGATCCATATGACCGATCGAACGTTCGCCGAGAAAGGACGCCCGGCCGCGCGTCGCGAGCATCGGCGTCGTACGCTCGGCGGCCTCCGTCGCTTCCGCGGCGATCGCCGCCGCGTCGCCGCCGGCCGCAAGTATCGCCTGCACCGGCACGAGGACATCAAGCAGGGTCTTCTGCCCTGCTTCCGAGCGTCCGCGCGCCTTGACAGCATCGATCGCCTTACCCGTCGCCGCCACGAGATCGGCGCGCGCAGGCTCCTCCGGAAGCGCCTTGCCGAGCTCCATGAAGAAAGTGCCGACGAGCGGCCCGGAGGCGCCACCGACCTTCATCACCAGCGTCATGCCGATCGCCTTCAACATCTCGGGCGTCGATTTATCTGCAAGAGCCGGCAGGGTCGCGAGCACCGCCTCGAAGCCACGCTTCATGTTCAGTCCGTGGTCGCCGTCGCCAATCGCCTGATCGAGGCTGGTCAATTCGTCGGCATGCTCGATCACCGATACTGCCAGCGCCCGCACCAGCTTCTCCCTCGCTGTTCGATTGAGGCTCATGCCGCAATCCTCCGGCCGGCCGCATCGAAGAACAGCGGATTGTTGAGACAGAGCGACACGATGTCTCCGGCGCCGAGCCTGGCTTCGGGATCGGACAACGTCACGACCGGTTGGCCGCCGAGATCGAGGTGGAGATGGCTCTGGTCGCCGAGATGCTCGATCCGGGTGACGGTCGCCGACACTTCGCCGCCGCCGCGCGCGATCGTCAAGTGCTCGGTGCGCGCGCCGATAGTCTTGGCCCCGAGCGGCGCGCCGGCAAACAGCGCCGCCGGCAAGAGGTTGATCGCCGGCTGACCAAGCCGCGCGGCGACATGGGCGTTGATCGGGTTCTCGTAAATCTCCCGCGGCGTCCCGATCTGCATGAGCCGCCCGGCCTCGATGACACCGATGCGAGAAGCCATGGTCATCGCTTCGGTCTGATCATGGGTGACATAGAGGATGGTCGCGCCGAGATCGGTCTGGATGCGCTTGAGTTCAAGGCGCATTTCGCCGCGCAGCTTGGCATCCAGCGACGAGAGCGGCTCGTCCATGAGATAGATCGCGGGCGAGCGCACCAAGGCTCGGCCGATCGCGACGCGCTGCATCTGCCCACCCGACAACTGCGTTGCCTTGTTGTCGAGCTTGGTTTCGATGCGGAGCAGACGAGCGACTTCCCGCACCTTGGCGCGGATCTCGGCCTCCGGCACCCGCCGGATCGGCGCGCGCAATGCAAAAGCCATGTTCTCGAACACGGTAAGATGAGGATACAACGAATATTGCTGGAACACGAAAGCGACGTCGCGATCGGCCGGCGCGTCGCCAGTCACGTCGCGGCCGCCGATCCGGATCGAACCGCGGTCCGGCATCTCCAGTCCGGCGATCAGGCGCAAGGTTGACGTCTTGCCGGCACCCGTCGGCCCGAGCAGTGCGACGAACTCGCCGTCTGCGACGGTCAGCGACAGATCGCTGACGGCCTGCGTCTTCTTGAACGCCTTGGAGACCGCCCTGATCTCGACCTCAGCCATGCGCGCCTCCCTCATGCAACGCGGTTCGGACCGCCCGGCCTGACGCCTTGTCGAAGATCGACAGCGTATCGGGGCGGAAATCGAGCCCGACATGCTCTCCGGTCCGGAACGACACGCTGGCCGGCGACCGAGCCTTGAGTGCCCCATAGCGCGTCGTCACCGTCACGATCTGCGTCGTGCCGAGATACTCCGACCCATAGACCTCACCCCGCACGACGCCGAGATCGGAGAAGCGCACGTGCTCGGGCCTGACCCCGAGGACGAGATCGCTTTCCGGCAGCGCCTGGCGTGCAGCCGGAATGGCGACGTCACGCTCGCCGAGCCGGATTGCCTGCGCGCCGGCCTGTAGGCCACCGCGGAATGGCAGGAAGTTCATCGGCGGCGAACCGATGAAGTCGGCAACGAACAGCGACGCCGGCCGGTCATAGATGTCGCGCGGGCTCGCAACCTGTTCGACGACGCCGTTGTTCATCACGGCGATCATGTCGGCCATCGCCATGGCCTCGAGCTGATCGTGGGTGACGTAGACCGTGGTCGCGCCGAGCCGGTCATGCAGCGCGCGCAACTCATGGATCATCGCTTCGCGCATTTCGGTATCGAGCGCGCCGAGCGGCTCGTCCATCAGAAAACATTTCGGCTTGCGCACGATCGCCCGCCCGAGCGCGACGCGCTGCCGGTCGCCGCCGGCAAGGCCCGAAACTGGCCGATCGAGAAGATGCGAAATGCGCAGGATGCGCGCGGCCTCCACCACCCGCCGGTCGGACTCAGCTGCGCCGACGCCCTCGCATTTCAGGGGGAACCCAATATTTCGCCGGACGTTCATGTGCGGATAGAGGGCGAACAGCTGGAACACGAAAGCGATGTCGCGTGCCGAGGCGCGGTTCATCGTGACGTCTTCGCCATCGAGCCGGATGGTGCCGGCGGTCGGCAATTCAAGTCCCGCAATCATGCGCAGCGTCGTCGTCTTGCCGCAGCCCGAGGGTCCCAGTAGGCAGAGGAATTCGCCGTCCTCCACCGTGAAGCTGGCAGCCTTGACGGCATGGAAATCCCCGAAGGATTTTTCAAGCGCTTCGACCCTGATCTGTGCCATCCGCCCTACTCTCTGACCTTCGAGACAATGGTGAACATCACCGTGCCGAACAGCGTGGTCGCGAATGACCAGGAATACAGCGTCAGGGAAAACGGCTGCATCAGCATGACGACGCCCGCGGCGATGATCGTCGTAGCGACGGCTTCCAATGGTCCGCGTCGCAGAATTCTATCCGCGAAGCTGCCAGCCGGCATGGAGGAGTTTGCATCGAGGCTCATTTGCGAACGGCTCCAAAGGTGATCCCGCGCAGCAAATGCTTGCGCAACAGCACCGTGAAAACAACGATCGGCACCAAGAACAGCGTCGTGCCGGCGGCGACTGCGGGCCAGTCCTGCCCGCCCTCACCGATGATGATCGGGATAAAAGGCGGCGCCGTCTGCGCGTTGCCGGAGGTTAGAAGCACCGCGAAGGCGTATTCGTTCCAGGCGAAGATCAGGCAGAAGATCGCGGTGGCCGCGATTCCGGTGGTTGCCTGCGGCAGTACCACCTTCACGAAGGCCTGGAAGCGCGTATAGCCGTCGATCATGGCTGCTTCCTCGTACTCGCGCGGGATCTCGTCGATGAAGCCCTTGAGAAGCCAGACGGCGAGCGAGACGTTGACCGAGGTGTAGAGCAGGATCATGCCGAGCCTTGTGTCCGACAGCCCGATGGTGCGGTACATCAGGTAGATCGGGATCGCGACCGCGATCGGCGGCATCATCCGCGTCGACAGGATAAAGAACAGCAAATCGTCCTTCAGCGGCACCCGGAACCGCGAGAAGCCGTAGGCCGCCAACGTGCCGAGGGTAACCGCGAGCACGGTCGAGCCGAAGGCGATGATCAGCGAATTGATGAAACGCGGCACATAGTTCGAAGGTCCGGCGATCACCATGTTGCGGCCGCGCGCGATTCCATCGCAAAGTCCCTGAGACGGTCCGAGCGTGCGGATGAATTCCGGCGTCTGGCGCGAGCGGGTGGTGAAGAGATTGCAGAAACCTTCCAGCGACGGCGTGAAGACGAGTTTGGGCGGATAGGAGATCGCATCGTCCGGCGACTTGAACGAAGTCAGAACGATCCAGACCAGCGGAATCATCGTAATCACGGCATAGAGAACCACTAGCGAACCCGCCAGTCGCTTGGTGCCGGGCGATGGTTCGACTACGGAATGGGCTGTGTTCGCGATGCTCATCGGCTTTTCACCCGGTTCAATGCCTTCACATAGATGTTGGCGAGGCCAAACACCGTTACGAACAGGATGATCGCGAAGGCTGAGGAATAGCCGGTCCGCCAGCTCTCGAATGCCGCGCGCTTGAGCGTGATCGAGGCGACCTCGGTGGTGGACCCCGGCCCGCCCCCGGTGAGCAGGTTGACCATGTCGAACATCTTGAAGTTCTCGATGCCCCGGAACAACACCGCAAGCATGATGAACGGCAACGCCATCGGCAGCGTGATCGACCAGAACTGCCGCCACTTCGAGGCGCGGTCGACCTCCGCCGCCTCATAGATGTAGTCCGGGATCGACCGCAGGCCGGCAAGGCAAATCAGCATCACATAGGGCGTCCACATCCAGGCGTCGACAATGACGATCGCCCAAGGGCTGAGCGTCACGTCGCCCAGCATCTGGAACGACGATGCGGAGCGGCCGGTGAGGAAGGCGAACACATAGTTGAAGAGGCCGATCTGCGGCTGGTAGAGGAACGTCCAGAAATTGCCGACGACGGCCGGCGAAAGCATCATCGGCAGCAGGATGATCGTGGTCCACATGCCGTGGCCGCGGAATTTCTTGTCGATCAGGAAGGCAAGGCCAAATCCAAGCACGGTCTCGATGGCGACGGTCCAGAACACGAAATGCGCCGTCACCTGCATCGCCGCCCAGATGTCCGGATCGGTCAGGATGGTCTGGTACCAATCGATGCCCAGCCACTTTACCGGTGCATTTGCCCGGTTGGCCCGGTAGTTGGTGAACGAAAGATAGATGGTCCAGACCAGCGGAAAGATGTTGATCGCCAGCAGCAGCAGCATCGTCGGGGTGATGAAGAGCCACGCCAGCGCCGTATCGGACAGGCCCCGGATTCGGCGCGCCACGGCGGGCTGTACGGGCACGGCGCCGTAGGTTATCCGCGATGAGGCACTCAAATCGTTCATGGTGTCAGCTGGTCCTGATGTACTGCGATTGCCGACTTCAAAAAAGATATGGGTATTGGCGGAGAGAATGGCCTGGAGCGCTGACGAACCCGCGCTCCAGGCCGCTATCCTAGAACTTCTTGCCCTCTTCCTTGAATATGGCTTTCCAATCTTTCACCAGCCCGTCGAGCGCCTCCTGCGCGGTGCCCTTGTCAGCGACCACATAGTCATGCACGCGCTTCTGCTCGGCTTGCAGGAGCTGGGCGTAGGAGGGCTCGGCCCAGAAGTCGACCACCATGCCCATCGATTTCAGGAACTCCTTGGCGAACGGGGCGCTATCCGGGAAGCTCGGGTCGTTCAGCACCGACTTGGCGCAAGAATAGCCGCCCAGCGCCCACCATTTCTTTTGCACATCGCCGCCGGAGAACCATTTGATGTACTGCAGCGCCTCGCCCTGGTTCTTGGAATAGGAAACCACGGAGATGCCCTGTCCGCCGAGCTGGGTGGCCTGGATGGTGGCGGCCGGATTGGAGAAGAATCCGATCTTGTCACCGCCGACATTCGGATCCTTGTAGAGGCCGGGGAAGAAGGCGAAGAAGTTCATCTGCAACGCCACCTGGCCGGACTTGAAGGCGTCAAGACCTTCCGACATGTAGGAGTTGGAAGCACCGGGAGGCGTGCAGCACTTGTAGAGCTCCTTGTAGGCTTCGAGCCCCTTGACGGCGCCGGGCGAGTTGACGAACCCGTCCATCGCATAGGGCTTGTTGGGATCCTGGTATTTGAAGCCGTAGTCGTAGAGATAGTTCGAGACGCCCATGGTGATGCCTTCCGAGCCGCGCTCGGTATAGATCGAAGCGCCATAGACCTTCTTGCCGTCAATTTCGCGGCCCTGGAAGAACTGTGCGATGTCGCGGAGCTCTTCGAGCGTCTTCGGCACGGCGATATCGCGGCCATATTTGGCCTTGAAGTCCTTCTGCACATCTGGCCGCGCAAACCAGTCCTTGCGATAGGTCCAGCCCACCGCGTCGCCCATGGCGGGCAGCGCCCAATAGTTCGGCGTATTCTTCGGCCACTGTGAATAACCGACGACGGTCGCCGGCATATAGTCGTCCATGCTGATTCCTTCCTTCTTGAAGAAATCGTTGAGCTTGACGTACTGACCGTTCTCCGCCGCGCCGCCGATCCACTGTGAATCGCCGATGATGAGATCGCACAGCGATCCGCGTGAATTGAGTTCATTCAGGAAACGGTCGGCGTAATTGGGCCATGGCACGAATTCGAACTTCATGCCGATGCCGGTCTTGGCGGTGAAGTCCTTCGAGAGTTCGACCAGTGCATTGGCCGGATCCCACGCCGCCCAGCACAGCGTGATCGTCTTGCCTTGCGCTTGCGCCGGCGTCGTTGCTCCGATGCCGAGCGCGGCGACACCGCCCGCAGCAAGGAGCACCTTCAATGTATTCTTCATGCGCATTTCCCTCCCTGTTTGGCCGGCCATCGACATGGCACGGCGTTCCTGCCCGCTCGAAGGCTTCGAGCAGAGCGACACAGTCCTTGACGAGTTGAATGACTTGAACCGACGTTCCCTCGCGCTCGCGGATTCTTGGGATCCGTAGAGCTCGATTTGTTTAGTAAATCACGATTTACTAAACATTGCAAGAGGACTGTCGGCAGGATCGGAAAACGTCGCGCTCCTGCCCCGAAAATTCAGAAACCGCACGCAGGATCATCAATGCCGTGTTCGACCATCGGCCTAGGTGAGCCGGTAGATTTGTCCTCGATCACGTACAGCATTGCTGTACCGGATGAGCGCGTTGATGTGCATGGCCATCGTCCCCTTGGGAACGCCGGTTGTGCCTGACGTGAAGGAGATCGCACATAGATCCCATCCATCGACCGCCTCGTGTTCGACCGGCTTTGTCCCCGGGGAGCTTAGTTCGGAAAACGCACGCGTCCCCTGCGGCGCCTCGCCACCGATGACGAACACCGCTTCTACGCTGCCGAGGCCACCGCGCACCGAATCGAGCTTGTCGCTCCAGACTTCCGACGAGACCACCAGCCCCTTGGCACCGACCTTGTTGATCTGCGCCGCCAATCCTTCCGCGGTCAGCCCGAGATTGACCGGCACAGCGACGCCACCGAGCTCGATGATGGCGGACTGCTTGTAACCGCCGAATGGAAGCGCCGGGTCGATCAAGTTGTGGCAGTTGACCCATCTGTCACGGCTGATCGGCCCAGCAGCGACTGAAGCGCCCCGAATTCTACCGCATCCTCTACGAGTCCGAGCTGTTCTCGCCGGAAGCATTTCAGCAGCACATCGACGTTATCGCGCGCGGCTACCAACGCGTACTGCAACGCGCCGCTAACGCCGGCGATGCGCGCGCGGTCGACCCTCGCGAATACGAAGTTCTCGCCTTTATGTTGATGGGAGCTCGAAAGTATCTCTCGAGCCGCTTCGCGCGATCGAACGGCTCCATCCGGGAACTGCCGGATTTCGTCACGAAGGCCTACATGCGCTTCGTTTGCAACGGCTTCCGGGACGAGCACGCGAGCATCGCGAGCCCTTCGCCCGCAAAGCAGACCAAGAAGGCGATGTTGGTCGCCGATCGCTCGCTGCGAAGCGAGAAAGCCTGATTGATCGCCTTCGAACCGCGAATCAGCGACGGCCGCTCGCGTGGGGGAATCTGCTCGAACGTCACCGTTGGCTGCCCCGTAAGCCCAGGCCGTTTAGGCGGCGGTTCCGGTTGCTACGCCGGCGGTCCCTCGTCACCCATGCATGGTCAACCCACCCGACACGCTGATCGTCTGTCCCGTGATATAAGCGGCATCGTCACTAAGCAGGAATGCGATCATGCCCGGATAGTCATCCGGCTGTCCAAGACGCCGTAACGGGATCGCCCGGGCAAGGCCTTCGGCGATCTTGCCGCCGGACGGCGAACTCTTCGTAAAGGCCTCGAACAGAGGCGTATCCGTTGGGCCCGGGCATACCACATTCAGAATGATGTTCTTTCGCGCCAGTTCGCGGGCTACTGTCTTGGTGAACGAAATCAGGCCGCCCTTGCACGCTGAATAGACCGCCTCTCCGGAGGAACCGACCCGGCCCGCATCCGATGCCACGTTCACCACGCGCCCAAAGCTGCGTTCGACCATACGCCTGACCACGACGTGATGCAGATTGAGCGGACCGTAAAGATTGATCCCGATAACCTTGTCCCAGAAGGCGCGATCGGTGTCCAGAAATGCAATCGGGATGTCCCATCCGGCCACATTGGCAAGCAGTTCAACCGGCCCGGCAGCAGCTTCAAACTTGTCCGCGGCGGCACCGACCGCATCGCGGTCGGTGATATCGACCTGAAAGGCCAGCACGCGGCCGGGCCTGCCGGCGCAAAGATGCACCGTCTCCTCCGCCCCTGCCAGATTCTTGTCGAACACGCCGACGACGCAGCCCTCTTCCGCCAGCCGAAGCGTCGTTGCCCGCCCGATCCCGCTGGCTCCGCCAGTCAAAATCGCCCGTCGGCCATTGAGTCCGCGCATGTCAACCTCCCTGTCTTCTTGTTCTATTGTTGTGCCTGAACCCGATCGTCGGTCGATTGTTTCGGTTCACCGAGACGACGTCAACATTGGCCTTGTCGCGATCGAGCCTGCCTCTATCGTTCGCGCAGCGGTTGACGAAGCCTCTTGGCTGCGCCAATAATCGCGCGCAGAAGGCGCTTTGAACATGCATCCGACACGGCGGTCTTTGTTGGTTTCCAAAGCTCAGAATCGTCTCTCCAGGCCAAAGCGCAGCGCCAACCCCCGTTCATCGACGATATCGAAGCGCAAGGCGACCGCACCGGAGAAAGTGGTGACCGGCATCGTCCAGACTTCGAAGTCGGAAAAGTCGCGCGATTCGATTCTGGAAGCCGCGGCCAAGCTGTTTCGCCGCCAGGGCTACTCCGCCACCACGCTACGTCAGATCGCGGCAATGGCCGAAATCAAGGCGGGCAGCATCTATTACTATTTCGATTCCAAGGAGCAAATCCTCGACGAGGTTCTGCATCTTGGGCTGCTGGGCGTATTCGAAGCGGTCAAGAAGGCCGTGAAGGATGCAGGCAACGTCTCGCACCGCCGCCGCATCGGACTCGCAATCGAGGCGCATCTGGCGGCGTTGCTCGAAGCCAGCGACTTCACGTCCGCCAATATTCGCATCTACGGCCAGTTGCCCGAAACGCTCAAGAAGCGGCATCGCCCTTTGCGCAGGGCTTACGCGAAATACTGGGATCAGCTCTTTCTCGATGCCCGCCGCGCCGGAGAAATTCGTGCCGATATCGAGATCGTTCCGTTGCGGATCTTCGTGCTGGGCGCGCTGAACTGGACCATCGAATGGTTCAGCCTCGACAGCAAGAACGCGGTCTTGAAACTGGCCCGGCGAACCGAGTTGCTGATTTTCGACGGGGTCAAGAAAGCATGATCCCCTGCCGGAAATCGTCTCAGCGCATCCGCTTGGCGACCTCCTCCAGCATGACCTCCGTGGTGCCGCCGCCGATCGATTGCACCCGGGCATCGCGTGCCATTCGTTCGATCGCGCTCTCGCGCATATAACCCATGCCTCCGTGAAACTGCAGGCAGTCATACATCACCTCGTTGACGAGTTCGCCGCAATAGGCCTTGACCATCGACACTTCCTTGGTCGCATCGATCCCCTGGGTGACCAGCCACGCCGAATGGTAGACCAGTTGCCGGCCTGCCTCGACCTTGGCCGCCAGCATCGCCAATCGGTGCCGAATCGCCTGTTTCGACCATAGCGGTGCACCGAAGGCCTGCCGCTGCGTCACCCAGTCCAGCGTGATTTCGATTGCGGCCTGGGCCTCGCCCATCGCCATCGCGCCGATCACGATCCGCTCGTTCTGGAAATTGCGCATGATCGCGTAAAAGCCCTGCCCTTCCTCGCCCAGCAAGTTCTCGGCCGGCACGCGGCAATCCTCGAACAGCAGTTCCGCCGTATCGGAAGAGCGCCAGCCATGCTTGTCGAGCGCTCGGCTGACGCGAAAGCCTGACGTCTCCTTCTCGACCAGCAGCATCGACAGCCGCTGCGACGGCCGCGCCTCCGGATTGGTGACGGCCGCGATGCAGTAAAGATTGGCGTGGACACCGTTGGTGATGAACATCTTGGCGCCGTTGAGCACATAGCTGTCGCCGTCCCGGCGCGCGGTGGTCCGGATGCCCTTCACGTCCGAGCCCGCGCCGGGCTCGGTGACGCCGACCGCGACGATCTTCTCGCCGGCGACGACATCAGGCATGAAACGATCCTTCAGCGCCTGCGAACCGCCGTTGAACAGATGCACCGACGCCATGTCGGTATGCACCAACGCCGTGATAGCCACGCCCGAGAAGGTGGATCGACCCAGTTCTTCGGCGAACACCACGGTCGCCAGCGTGTTCAGATCGGAACCGCCATATTCCGCCGGATAACGGATGCCGAAAAAGCCGAGTTCCCCCATCCGGCGCAGCACGTCGCGCGGCACCATGCCTTCCTGCTCCCAGGCCGCCGCGTGCGGCTTGATCTCCTCATCGACGAAACGCCGGATCTGGGCTCGCAGAAGTTCATGTTCCTCGCCAAGGTAGACCGAGGCCGCATGGCCATGGGAAGCAAGAGCATTCATTCCGACGCGCCTTCTCTGCCTGATTATCTATTTGCCCTGCCAGACCGGATTGCGCCGTTCGGCAAATGCTTTAGGGCCTTCGATAGCGTCGAGACTAGCATAGGTTTCGACATGCAGCCGGTTGGCCTCGACCAGTCCATCGGCACAACCCAGGTCCATCGCCGCCAGTACGCTGGCCTTCGCCGCTTTCACCGACAGCGGCGCACCTTCGACGATCTTGCGCGCCAGTTGCAGGGCCCGCGCACGGACCGCATCGGGCGTATCTTCCAGATAATTCAGGAAACCGTAGCCGGCGAGCTGTTCGATCGGCACCGTCTCCCCGGTGAGGACCAGTTCCATCAGCAACGGCTGCGGCAGCATCCACAGCATCGGCACCGCCCACGGCGAACCGCGCCCCATCTTAACCTCGGTGATCCCTGCACGTGTCCCGCGAAGGCCGACCCTCAGATCGGACTGGATCGCCAGCAACATGCCGCCCGCCATCAGCGATCCCGTCATCGCCGCAATGACCGGCTTTGAAACCCTGCGCATCGCGGTCTGCATCGGATCGCGCATCAGCGTCAGAATGTCGATGCCATCACGCGCCCGGATCTCGGCGGCCTGCTTGAGATCGAGCCCGGCGGAAAATACACCACAATCGGTCGAAGTGAGGATCACAGCCCTCGCCTGCGGCTCCCTCTCGACACGCTCCCACGCGTCGGTCAAGGCATTCATCGCCTCCACCGACAGGGCGTTCTTGCGTTCCGGCCGGTCGATCGTCACGGTCGCGACGCCATCGTCCAGCGAATAACGCACCGGTTCACGTTCTGACATCGTCTTTCTCTTCCGAAGATTTCTAACATCTGTTAGAATACTGCCGAACCGCGCTCGAATACAACCGGTATTCAACCATCGGGACCACCATGCAGCCACTACCTAACATGCGTTTCGCGCCGGACCTCTTGACCAGCCAGGTCGCGCTCGTGACCGGGGGCGGAACCGGAATGGGCCGCGCCACAGCGATCGAGATGGCGCGCTGCGGCGCCGACGTCGTAGTGCTGGGCCGCCGCGCCGAACCGATCGAGGACTGCGCCAAAATTATCCGCGAACTCGGCCGCAAAGCCGTCGCGATCTCCACCGACATTCGCCTGCCCGACCAGATCGACAGCGCCATGCTGCGCATCAAGGACGAATTCGGCCGGCTGGACATCCTCGTCAACAACGCCGGCGGCCAGTTCGTGACGCCGGCTCGCGAGCTCAACAACAAGGGTTTTGAGACCGTGATTCGCAACAATTTGATCGGCTCCTGGCAGATGACCAAGGCCGTGGCCGATCATTTTATGCTGGAACATGGCGGCTCGATCGTGTTTGTGACCGCCTGCGTCCGTTCCGGCTTAAGCGGCTTTGTGCATACGGCGGCGGCGCGCGGCGGCGTCCTGGCGATGATGAAAACGCTGGCGTTCGAGTGGGCCGAATTCGGCATCCGCCTCAATTGCGTCGCTCCCGGAAC harbors:
- a CDS encoding SDR family oxidoreductase, yielding MRGLNGRRAILTGGASGIGRATTLRLAEEGCVVGVFDKNLAGAEETVHLCAGRPGRVLAFQVDITDRDAVGAAADKFEAAAGPVELLANVAGWDIPIAFLDTDRAFWDKVIGINLYGPLNLHHVVVRRMVERSFGRVVNVASDAGRVGSSGEAVYSACKGGLISFTKTVARELARKNIILNVVCPGPTDTPLFEAFTKSSPSGGKIAEGLARAIPLRRLGQPDDYPGMIAFLLSDDAAYITGQTISVSGGLTMHG
- a CDS encoding TetR/AcrR family transcriptional regulator yields the protein MTGIVQTSKSEKSRDSILEAAAKLFRRQGYSATTLRQIAAMAEIKAGSIYYYFDSKEQILDEVLHLGLLGVFEAVKKAVKDAGNVSHRRRIGLAIEAHLAALLEASDFTSANIRIYGQLPETLKKRHRPLRRAYAKYWDQLFLDARRAGEIRADIEIVPLRIFVLGALNWTIEWFSLDSKNAVLKLARRTELLIFDGVKKA
- a CDS encoding acyl-CoA dehydrogenase family protein codes for the protein MNALASHGHAASVYLGEEHELLRAQIRRFVDEEIKPHAAAWEQEGMVPRDVLRRMGELGFFGIRYPAEYGGSDLNTLATVVFAEELGRSTFSGVAITALVHTDMASVHLFNGGSQALKDRFMPDVVAGEKIVAVGVTEPGAGSDVKGIRTTARRDGDSYVLNGAKMFITNGVHANLYCIAAVTNPEARPSQRLSMLLVEKETSGFRVSRALDKHGWRSSDTAELLFEDCRVPAENLLGEEGQGFYAIMRNFQNERIVIGAMAMGEAQAAIEITLDWVTQRQAFGAPLWSKQAIRHRLAMLAAKVEAGRQLVYHSAWLVTQGIDATKEVSMVKAYCGELVNEVMYDCLQFHGGMGYMRESAIERMARDARVQSIGGGTTEVMLEEVAKRMR
- a CDS encoding enoyl-CoA hydratase/isomerase family protein, encoding MSEREPVRYSLDDGVATVTIDRPERKNALSVEAMNALTDAWERVEREPQARAVILTSTDCGVFSAGLDLKQAAEIRARDGIDILTLMRDPMQTAMRRVSKPVIAAMTGSLMAGGMLLAIQSDLRVGLRGTRAGITEVKMGRGSPWAVPMLWMLPQPLLMELVLTGETVPIEQLAGYGFLNYLEDTPDAVRARALQLARKIVEGAPLSVKAAKASVLAAMDLGCADGLVEANRLHVETYASLDAIEGPKAFAERRNPVWQGK
- a CDS encoding SDR family oxidoreductase; the protein is MQPLPNMRFAPDLLTSQVALVTGGGTGMGRATAIEMARCGADVVVLGRRAEPIEDCAKIIRELGRKAVAISTDIRLPDQIDSAMLRIKDEFGRLDILVNNAGGQFVTPARELNNKGFETVIRNNLIGSWQMTKAVADHFMLEHGGSIVFVTACVRSGLSGFVHTAAARGGVLAMMKTLAFEWAEFGIRLNCVAPGTIKTEGMDHYPIDPEQWLKLNRNVMGHMGDVGDISAAIIFLSSSLGKFVTGEEWYIDGGETLHLAHDARQMIDAVKFSRREPAVLKK